A window of Eriocheir sinensis breed Jianghai 21 chromosome 67, ASM2467909v1, whole genome shotgun sequence genomic DNA:
tgttttcttcctcctcccttgcaaacgaacacacacacacacacacacacacacacacacacacacacacaagctgagtACTGAAATGATTAGAAACCTTGCCACAAAAGAGAGGCCCCATGTTCCATTCCCTAGCTGGGTAGAGACAGATAGGCAATCTCGTTCAATCCGTGCCTTTTATCAACCCTGCAGTGAAGGGTATCGGGGGTCAGTCGTAgcttgtgtcccgcctcccgggtgtgtgtgtgtgtgtgtgttccccaacCCCCTCAAAGTTACCATCCCCTTTCTCCGCTAAGGTCCTTGCAGCGTCTTTCCGTACTTTTACAATTCAAAGGTTACCTTTGAAATACACATCTTCAGATTGAAATGGAACTCCCCATCGCAATGAAGACCGTCAAACAGGCCATCGTAAAGGCCACTCTCATGGGCGCCGTGCTGGGCCTTGGTGCCCTGCTCGGCGGCGCGGCGTGGAAGGCCGCGACCACCGCCTCGCGGGTGTGCGAGGCGGTGCAGGCGTGGGAGGACAAGGGCCTCCACGCCACCAACGTGTGGCGGGCGCGGGAGATGCTGGCCCGCCAAGGGTGGCTCGGCCCCCTGCGCCCCAACCCCCCTCTGGACCCCCTGGAGGCTTGTGGGCTGGTGCCGGGCGAGGCGTCGGCCTGCTGGTGGCGGCTGCTGCTGCAGCCCCGCCAGGCAGGGCGGCTCCTTGCCTGCCTGGAGGAGCGGGTGGTCGAGGCCGAGCACGACCACGAAGCTTTCGGGGCCCGCCTGTGCTGGGGCATCATCCTGGCGCTGGCGGTGCCTCTGGGCCTCATGGCCGCGCGTCGCCTCGTCCGCCGCTCAGTGAAGGGGGTTAATGGGCATCAGGAAAGCCCAAGCGACGACTGTTTCGTGGATGCCCCTGAAGCCGATGCCGGCGAGGCACTGGTGGAAGATTGGGCAACCCCGGCAGCCGATGTGAATGTAACGGAGGAAACTTGGACAACAGCGACAGCAGTTGTGGAAGAGTtgatggtgaagaaggaggagagcagCGCCACGCCACCAGACGATGAGTCTGTGACTGTAGAGTCAACTACACCTACAGTCTTATCATCCGCTGTAGAGGACTGTGTGGCGTTTGAGGTGGTGAAAGATCCTGAGAATATGAATGTGTTGGCCACTGCAGAGACAGTGGagtgtgaggaggtggaggaagaaggcggTGGCACAGTGTACACAGAGGTGGAAAGTACAGATGACGATGCCGATAACAAGGCCGCCGATAAAACAGAGGAAGCGGCCGAAGTGTCGTCAGTTCCAGACGACTTTGTGCAGAATAAAGTGGTGAGCGAGGACCCCGAGGGTCTCGCGGGCCAGGAGCCGCTGAGCAGCACgctggcggcggaggcggcgccCTCCGAGGGTAAGGCGgccatgaaaaagaaaaggaaaaggaagcgcAAGAACCTTGGCCCCGCCGATGTGCTGAAGGCATCTGGTGACGCACAAGTCAAAGACGATCACAAGACGGATGCCAAGACTGACGTCAAGAAGAAGGCGGCGCCAAAGGCTGAAGCCAAGGGAAAGGCGGTGCCAAAGCCTGAGGTCAAGAAGAAGGCGGCGCCAAAGGCTGAGACCAAGGAAAAGGCGGTGCCAAAGCCTGAGGTCAAGAAGAAGGCGGCGCCAAAGGATGAAGCCAAGGGAAAGGCGGTGCCAAAGCCTGAGGTCAAGAAGAAGGCGGCGCCAAAGGATGAAGCCAAGGGAAAGGCGGTGCCAAAGCCTGACGTCAAGAAGAAAGAGGCGCCAAAGGCTGAAGCCAAGGAAAAGGCGGTGCCAAAGCCTGACGTCAAGAAGAAAGAGGCGCCAAAGGCTGAAGCCAAGGGAAAGGCGGTGCCAAAGCCTGAGGTCAAGAAGAAGGCGGCGCCAAAGCCTGAGGTCAAGAAGAAGGCGGTGCCAAAGCCTGAGGTCATGGAAAAGGCGGTGCCAAAGCCTGAGGTCAAGAAGAAGGCGGTGCCAAAGCCTGAGGTCAAGAAGAAGGCGGCGCCAAAGCCTGAGGTCAAGAAGAAGGCGGTGCCAAAGCCTGAGGTCATGGAAAAGGCCAAATCTGTGGTGAAGAATGTTACGGAGAAAGTCaccaggaggaaaaagaagcccGCCCCGGCCCAGCCCAAGGCAGCCCCGCCCAGCCCGCCCCTCCACAGCGTGCGGCAGTCCTGGCAGGAGGACGTGGTGACGGTGCGGCTGCCGGTGCCGCCGGCCAGACGCAGGCACGTCATCGGCCCGCGCGGGGACACGGTCCGGCAGCTGCGGCGGGACTACCCCGGCGTGCACGTGGCGGTGCCGCTGCCGAAGGACGCCGACGCCCACGTAACCTTCAGGGGCCCCAAGAGCCAGGCGGTCGCCGCATCGCGGGAAGTCGCCGCGCGCCTCCAGGAAATCGAGGCTCAGCTACGCGAGGCTGCACGGCTCCGCCAGCAGGCCGTGGCCACGGCGGTGCTGGACGTGGCGCCCAACAGGCGGCGCCTCGTGGTGGGCCCCGGGGGCGAGGAGCTCCTGAAGCTGCAGCAGCAGCACCCCGGCGTGAGGGTGTCTGTGCCGCCCGCCATCGACACGGAGTCCCGCAGCGTCACCATCACGGGGCCGCCCGCCGAGGTGCGCGCCGTCCAGGCCAAGATCAAGAACCGCCTGGCAGCGATCGAGCGGCAGCGGCAGCTCCTGAGGGCCCGCAGGCGGCGGCGACACCGAGGAGCGGCGTCAGGGGCTTCCCCGGCCAAGGGTTGCTAAGGTGTTGACGCCAGTGTCGCGTGTTGCCGCTGCGTCAGTGCCCACACAGTGTTGTGGCGACAAGCGGGGAATGTTTCGGGGTTTTCACAGGGATTACTTACTTAACTGTTTCTTACTTAATATCTGATCATTCAGTAAAATCTTAATCTTATTGGTATTCtcattatatttttacttttaatAACGACACTAACATCTACTTAACGACTTCTTTCCTCATGGATCTGAACTATTCCTCTTATACTGCAATACACTAACTATACCAGCAGCAGAAGTCTCGGAAATAAGGTGGATTCACTGAGGAGAAAAGCGTGTGTATCAGAATAGTATATTATAGTAATCACATACACTTGTTGAATTTGGAATAACTGGTCCCCGGATGTTTCACATAGTCGATGAAGTCTTTGGGGCACACCTTTGCAACGGTGGTtgagtgttgcgttgtgttgtggcGTTGGTTGGCTATATCACcccaaggaagagaggaaagaaagggaggagttcCACTTTTTGTACAACGACACATTTGATGTTTTAAGTATTCAGTTCTAACAGCCGTCAAATCAGAATCAGTTTAAGTGgacgaaattaaaagaaaagaaatactaacTTCTAGAGTTCTGTACTGGACACCTAACCTTGCAGACAAAACGTAGAGGAAGTCACAACATAAATTCTCTCAACatcgtaacaaaaaaaaacacttaatattcttctttaacATCGTATAA
This region includes:
- the LOC126987905 gene encoding titin-like isoform X21, which gives rise to MKLHIAVKTVKQAIVKATLMGAVLGLGALLGGAAWKAATTASRVCEAVQAWEDKGLHATNVWRAREVLARQGWLGPLRPSPPLDPLEACGLVPGEASACWWRLLLQPRQAGRLLACLEERVVEAEADHEAFGARLCWGIILALVVPLGLMAARRLVRRSVKGVNGHQGSPSDDCFVDAPEADAGEALVEDWATPAADVDVTEETWTTATAVVEELMVKKEESSATPPDDESVTVESTTPTVLSSAVEDCMASEVVKDPENMNVLATAETVECEEVEEEGGGTVYTEVESTDDDADNKAADKTEEAAEVSSVPDDFVQNKVVSEDPEGLAGQEPLSSTLAAEAAPSEGKAAMKKKRKRKRKNLGPADVLKASGDAQVKDDHKTDAKTDVKKKAAPKAEAKGKAVPKPEVKKKAAPKAETKEKAVPKPEVKKKAAPKDEAKGKAVPKPEVKKKAAPKPEVKKKAVPKPEVMEKAVPKPEVKKKAVPKPEVKKKAAPKPEVKKKAVPKPEVMEKAKSVVKNVTEKVTRRKKKPAPAQPKAAPPSPPLHSVRQSWQEDVVTVRLPVPPARRRHVIGPRGDTVRQLRRDYPGVHVAVPLPKDADAHVTFRGPKSQAVAASREVAARLQEIEAQLREAARLRQQAVATAVLDVAPNRRRLVVGPGGEELLKLQQQHPGVRVSVPPAIDTESRSVTITGPPAEVRAVQAKIKNRLAAIERQRQLLRARRRRRHRGAASGASPAKGC
- the LOC126987905 gene encoding titin-like isoform X42, producing the protein MKLHIAVKTVKQAIVKATLMGAVLGLGALLGGAAWKAATTASRVCEAVQAWEDKGLHATNVWRAREVLARQGWLGPLRPSPPLDPLEACGLVPGEASACWWRLLLQPRQAGRLLACLEERVVEAEADHEAFGARLCWGIILALVVPLGLMAARRLVRRSVKGVNGHQGSPSDDCFVDAPEADAGEALVEDWATPAADVDVTEETWTTATAVVEELMVKKEESSATPPDDESVTVESTTPTVLSSAVEDCMASEVVKDPENMNVLATAETVECEEVEEEGGGTVYTEVESTDDDADNKAADKTEEAAEVSSVPDDFVQNKVVSEDPEGLAGQEPLSSTLAAEAAPSEGKAAMKKKRKRKRKNLGPADVLKASGDAQVKDDHKTDAKTDVKKKAAPKAEAKGKAVPKPEVKKKAAPKAETKEKAVPKPEVKKKAAPKDEAKGKAVPKPEVKKKAVPKPEVMEKAKSVVKNVTEKVTRRKKKPAPAQPKAAPPSPPLHSVRQSWQEDVVTVRLPVPPARRRHVIGPRGDTVRQLRRDYPGVHVAVPLPKDADAHVTFRGPKSQAVAASREVAARLQEIEAQLREAARLRQQAVATAVLDVAPNRRRLVVGPGGEELLKLQQQHPGVRVSVPPAIDTESRSVTITGPPAEVRAVQAKIKNRLAAIERQRQLLRARRRRRHRGAASGASPAKGC
- the LOC126987905 gene encoding titin-like isoform X38 codes for the protein MKLHIAVKTVKQAIVKATLMGAVLGLGALLGGAAWKAATTASRVCEAVQAWEDKGLHATNVWRAREVLARQGWLGPLRPSPPLDPLEACGLVPGEASACWWRLLLQPRQAGRLLACLEERVVEAEADHEAFGARLCWGIILALVVPLGLMAARRLVRRSVKGVNGHQGSPSDDCFVDAPEADAGEALVEDWATPAADVDVTEETWTTATAVVEELMVKKEESSATPPDDESVTVESTTPTVLSSAVEDCMASEVVKDPENMNVLATAETVECEEVEEEGGGTVYTEVESTDDDADNKAADKTEEAAEVSSVPDDFVQNKVVSEDPEGLAGQEPLSSTLAAEAAPSEGKAAMKKKRKRKRKNLGPADVLKASGDAQVKDDHKTDAKTDVKKKAAPKAEAKGKAVPKPEVKKKAAPKAETKEKAVPKPEVKKKAAPKDEAKGKAVPKPEVKKKAAPKPEVKKKAVPKPEVMEKAKSVVKNVTEKVTRRKKKPAPAQPKAAPPSPPLHSVRQSWQEDVVTVRLPVPPARRRHVIGPRGDTVRQLRRDYPGVHVAVPLPKDADAHVTFRGPKSQAVAASREVAARLQEIEAQLREAARLRQQAVATAVLDVAPNRRRLVVGPGGEELLKLQQQHPGVRVSVPPAIDTESRSVTITGPPAEVRAVQAKIKNRLAAIERQRQLLRARRRRRHRGAASGASPAKGC
- the LOC126987905 gene encoding titin-like isoform X31; its protein translation is MKLHIAVKTVKQAIVKATLMGAVLGLGALLGGAAWKAATTASRVCEAVQAWEDKGLHATNVWRAREVLARQGWLGPLRPSPPLDPLEACGLVPGEASACWWRLLLQPRQAGRLLACLEERVVEAEADHEAFGARLCWGIILALVVPLGLMAARRLVRRSVKGVNGHQGSPSDDCFVDAPEADAGEALVEDWATPAADVDVTEETWTTATAVVEELMVKKEESSATPPDDESVTVESTTPTVLSSAVEDCMASEVVKDPENMNVLATAETVECEEVEEEGGGTVYTEVESTDDDADNKAADKTEEAAEVSSVPDDFVQNKVVSEDPEGLAGQEPLSSTLAAEAAPSEGKAAMKKKRKRKRKNLGPADVLKASGDAQVKDDHKTDAKTDVKKKAAPKAEAKGKAVPKPEVKKKAAPKDEAKGKAVPKPEVKKKAAPKPEVKKKAVPKPEVMEKAVPKPEVKKKAVPKPEVKKKAAPKPEVKKKAVPKPEVMEKAKSVVKNVTEKVTRRKKKPAPAQPKAAPPSPPLHSVRQSWQEDVVTVRLPVPPARRRHVIGPRGDTVRQLRRDYPGVHVAVPLPKDADAHVTFRGPKSQAVAASREVAARLQEIEAQLREAARLRQQAVATAVLDVAPNRRRLVVGPGGEELLKLQQQHPGVRVSVPPAIDTESRSVTITGPPAEVRAVQAKIKNRLAAIERQRQLLRARRRRRHRGAASGASPAKGC
- the LOC126987905 gene encoding titin-like isoform X34, with the translated sequence MKLHIAVKTVKQAIVKATLMGAVLGLGALLGGAAWKAATTASRVCEAVQAWEDKGLHATNVWRAREVLARQGWLGPLRPSPPLDPLEACGLVPGEASACWWRLLLQPRQAGRLLACLEERVVEAEADHEAFGARLCWGIILALVVPLGLMAARRLVRRSVKGVNGHQGSPSDDCFVDAPEADAGEALVEDWATPAADVDVTEETWTTATAVVEELMVKKEESSATPPDDESVTVESTTPTVLSSAVEDCMASEVVKDPENMNVLATAETVECEEVEEEGGGTVYTEVESTDDDADNKAADKTEEAAEVSSVPDDFVQNKVVSEDPEGLAGQEPLSSTLAAEAAPSEGKAAMKKKRKRKRKNLGPADVLKASGDAQVKDDHKTDAKTDVKKKAAPKAEAKGKAVPKPEVKKKAAPKAETKEKAVPKPEVKKKAAPKDEAKGKAVPKPEVKKKAAPKDEAKGKAVPKPDVKKKAAPKPEVKKKAVPKPEVMEKAKSVVKNVTEKVTRRKKKPAPAQPKAAPPSPPLHSVRQSWQEDVVTVRLPVPPARRRHVIGPRGDTVRQLRRDYPGVHVAVPLPKDADAHVTFRGPKSQAVAASREVAARLQEIEAQLREAARLRQQAVATAVLDVAPNRRRLVVGPGGEELLKLQQQHPGVRVSVPPAIDTESRSVTITGPPAEVRAVQAKIKNRLAAIERQRQLLRARRRRRHRGAASGASPAKGC
- the LOC126987905 gene encoding titin-like isoform X35: MKLHIAVKTVKQAIVKATLMGAVLGLGALLGGAAWKAATTASRVCEAVQAWEDKGLHATNVWRAREVLARQGWLGPLRPSPPLDPLEACGLVPGEASACWWRLLLQPRQAGRLLACLEERVVEAEADHEAFGARLCWGIILALVVPLGLMAARRLVRRSVKGVNGHQGSPSDDCFVDAPEADAGEALVEDWATPAADVDVTEETWTTATAVVEELMVKKEESSATPPDDESVTVESTTPTVLSSAVEDCMASEVVKDPENMNVLATAETVECEEVEEEGGGTVYTEVESTDDDADNKAADKTEEAAEVSSVPDDFVQNKVVSEDPEGLAGQEPLSSTLAAEAAPSEGKAAMKKKRKRKRKNLGPADVLKASGDAQVKDDHKTDAKTDVKKKAAPKAEAKGKAVPKPEVKKKAAPKDEAKGKAVPKPDVKKKEAPKAEAKEKAVPKPDVKKKEAPKAEAKGKAVPKPEVKKKAAPKPEVKKKAVPKPEVMEKAKSVVKNVTEKVTRRKKKPAPAQPKAAPPSPPLHSVRQSWQEDVVTVRLPVPPARRRHVIGPRGDTVRQLRRDYPGVHVAVPLPKDADAHVTFRGPKSQAVAASREVAARLQEIEAQLREAARLRQQAVATAVLDVAPNRRRLVVGPGGEELLKLQQQHPGVRVSVPPAIDTESRSVTITGPPAEVRAVQAKIKNRLAAIERQRQLLRARRRRRHRGAASGASPAKGC
- the LOC126987905 gene encoding titin-like isoform X44 codes for the protein MKLHIAVKTVKQAIVKATLMGAVLGLGALLGGAAWKAATTASRVCEAVQAWEDKGLHATNVWRAREVLARQGWLGPLRPSPPLDPLEACGLVPGEASACWWRLLLQPRQAGRLLACLEERVVEAEADHEAFGARLCWGIILALVVPLGLMAARRLVRRSVKGVNGHQGSPSDDCFVDAPEADAGEALVEDWATPAADVDVTEETWTTATAVVEELMVKKEESSATPPDDESVTVESTTPTVLSSAVEDCMASEVVKDPENMNVLATAETVECEEVEEEGGGTVYTEVESTDDDADNKAADKTEEAAEVSSVPDDFVQNKVVSEDPEGLAGQEPLSSTLAAEAAPSEGKAAMKKKRKRKRKNLGPADVLKASGDAQVKDDHKTDAKTDVKKKAAPKAEAKGKAVPKPEVKKKAAPKDEAKGKAVPKPEVKKKAAPKPEVKKKAVPKPEVMEKAKSVVKNVTEKVTRRKKKPAPAQPKAAPPSPPLHSVRQSWQEDVVTVRLPVPPARRRHVIGPRGDTVRQLRRDYPGVHVAVPLPKDADAHVTFRGPKSQAVAASREVAARLQEIEAQLREAARLRQQAVATAVLDVAPNRRRLVVGPGGEELLKLQQQHPGVRVSVPPAIDTESRSVTITGPPAEVRAVQAKIKNRLAAIERQRQLLRARRRRRHRGAASGASPAKGC
- the LOC126987905 gene encoding titin-like isoform X47; this translates as MKLHIAVKTVKQAIVKATLMGAVLGLGALLGGAAWKAATTASRVCEAVQAWEDKGLHATNVWRAREVLARQGWLGPLRPSPPLDPLEACGLVPGEASACWWRLLLQPRQAGRLLACLEERVVEAEADHEAFGARLCWGIILALVVPLGLMAARRLVRRSVKGVNGHQGSPSDDCFVDAPEADAGEALVEDWATPAADVDVTEETWTTATAVVEELMVKKEESSATPPDDESVTVESTTPTVLSSAVEDCMASEVVKDPENMNVLATAETVECEEVEEEGGGTVYTEVESTDDDADNKAADKTEEAAEVSSVPDDFVQNKVVSEDPEGLAGQEPLSSTLAAEAAPSEGKAAMKKKRKRKRKNLGPADVLKASGDAQVKDDHKTDAKTDVKKKAAPKAEAKGKAVPKPEVKKKAAPKAETKEKAVPKPEVKKKAVPKPEVMEKAKSVVKNVTEKVTRRKKKPAPAQPKAAPPSPPLHSVRQSWQEDVVTVRLPVPPARRRHVIGPRGDTVRQLRRDYPGVHVAVPLPKDADAHVTFRGPKSQAVAASREVAARLQEIEAQLREAARLRQQAVATAVLDVAPNRRRLVVGPGGEELLKLQQQHPGVRVSVPPAIDTESRSVTITGPPAEVRAVQAKIKNRLAAIERQRQLLRARRRRRHRGAASGASPAKGC
- the LOC126987905 gene encoding uncharacterized protein LOC126987905 isoform X50; translation: MKLHIAVKTVKQAIVKATLMGAVLGLGALLGGAAWKAATTASRVCEAVQAWEDKGLHATNVWRAREVLARQGWLGPLRPSPPLDPLEACGLVPGEASACWWRLLLQPRQAGRLLACLEERVVEAEADHEAFGARLCWGIILALVVPLGLMAARRLVRRSVKGVNGHQGSPSDDCFVDAPEADAGEALVEDWATPAADVDVTEETWTTATAVVEELMVKKEESSATPPDDESVTVESTTPTVLSSAVEDCMASEVVKDPENMNVLATAETVECEEVEEEGGGTVYTEVESTDDDADNKAADKTEEAAEVSSVPDDFVQNKVVSEDPEGLAGQEPLSSTLAAEAAPSEGKAAMKKKRKRKRKNLGPADVLKASGDAQVKDDHKTDAKTDVKKKAAPKAEAKGKAVPKPEVKKKAAPKPEVKKKAVPKPEVMEKAKSVVKNVTEKVTRRKKKPAPAQPKAAPPSPPLHSVRQSWQEDVVTVRLPVPPARRRHVIGPRGDTVRQLRRDYPGVHVAVPLPKDADAHVTFRGPKSQAVAASREVAARLQEIEAQLREAARLRQQAVATAVLDVAPNRRRLVVGPGGEELLKLQQQHPGVRVSVPPAIDTESRSVTITGPPAEVRAVQAKIKNRLAAIERQRQLLRARRRRRHRGAASGASPAKGC